A window of the Verminephrobacter eiseniae EF01-2 genome harbors these coding sequences:
- a CDS encoding YbfB/YjiJ family MFS transporter — protein sequence MNTGRLILPLAAAALAVDIGVTRLGFGLTLPAMKAELPGTFGLYGMIATLHLGSYLVGSMLAPLVLRRLGWRSVFVWAHLLVALGLVVQAQAASVEMLAAVRVFLGLSTGLGVLSALGASLESVEPRRWMLVSAVIWTGVALGMVISAPAGSWALEQTGRWRTVSMVCAAPALVIAVLAGLVPFPPYAAARAGAHKVRMIDGLRQLRDSTYLLVAYALYGFAYFVYATFALTRLVQGLAGTLTSAAWLWTAFGVTAAVGSLAMPLLMRGRLRPHAMTATVAIGALGALASLGTGNGFAIASAMLVGLGLTAAPAVASAYARERVDADVGPSALAVATIACAAGQMAGPVLTGVVIDVFGIESMAVLVLVGYALATVFAKLDQLHQMRMHQSS from the coding sequence GTGAACACCGGTCGGCTGATCTTGCCGCTCGCGGCGGCTGCGCTGGCGGTGGATATCGGCGTTACTCGGCTGGGCTTTGGCCTGACCCTGCCGGCGATGAAGGCCGAGCTGCCCGGCACGTTCGGGCTGTACGGAATGATTGCTACCCTACACTTGGGTAGCTACCTGGTCGGCTCGATGCTGGCGCCGCTGGTGTTGCGTCGCCTGGGCTGGCGCTCAGTCTTCGTGTGGGCGCATCTGCTGGTCGCGCTGGGCTTGGTGGTGCAGGCGCAAGCTGCCTCGGTCGAGATGCTGGCGGCGGTGCGGGTGTTCCTTGGGCTGTCCACCGGGCTGGGCGTGCTCAGTGCGCTCGGCGCATCGCTGGAGTCGGTAGAGCCGCGGCGGTGGATGTTGGTCAGCGCCGTCATCTGGACCGGCGTCGCGTTGGGCATGGTGATTTCAGCGCCGGCAGGTAGTTGGGCGCTGGAGCAGACAGGCCGTTGGCGCACGGTTTCTATGGTGTGTGCGGCGCCCGCGCTTGTCATTGCGGTCCTAGCCGGGCTTGTGCCCTTTCCGCCCTATGCGGCGGCGCGGGCGGGAGCACACAAGGTGCGCATGATCGACGGACTGCGCCAGCTGCGCGACTCCACCTACCTGCTAGTGGCCTACGCGCTTTACGGGTTCGCGTACTTCGTTTATGCCACCTTCGCGCTGACGCGCCTGGTGCAGGGCCTGGCCGGTACGCTAACCTCGGCGGCGTGGCTGTGGACGGCCTTCGGCGTGACGGCGGCGGTCGGCTCGTTGGCAATGCCCTTGCTGATGCGAGGGCGGCTGCGCCCGCATGCAATGACGGCGACCGTTGCCATTGGCGCACTGGGTGCCCTGGCGTCTCTGGGCACTGGCAATGGCTTTGCGATTGCCAGTGCCATGCTTGTGGGCCTAGGGCTGACAGCCGCGCCCGCTGTAGCCAGTGCCTATGCCCGCGAGCGTGTGGATGCCGATGTGGGACCCAGTGCCCTCGCAGTGGCAACCATCGCATGCGCAGCAGGCCAAATGGCTGGCCCAGTACTCACAGGCGTGGTCATAGATGTTTTCGGCATAGAGTCTATGGCGGTGCTGGTGTTGGTTGGCTATGCACTGGCAACCGTGTTCGCTAAGTTGGATCAGCTTCATCAGATGCGGATGCACCAAAGTTCATGA
- a CDS encoding DUF3291 domain-containing protein, translating into MKHHFAQFNVAWLKKPLDHPDIADFKNGIDPIHELADKAPGFVWRLIADGHSSATTLRPLGEDGIINFTVWESRKAMANWVYRDEHAGALKRRRDWFHPPMEPGVAMWWIPAGHTPTLEEALDRLQYLRSHGATPLAFAFKDRYTPEDADAYLKEPGRPPLGDPRIGAAQAERCIDAYVAAWNEPDAERRMQKLAQVMTDDGVYCDPAKLAQGRAALVDYIAQVQAKYAGGHIERTSTVDVHHYSGRFNWRAVKVDGTLLPESLDVVEFARDGRIRRVTGFFGPPIAHSAP; encoded by the coding sequence ATGAAGCACCATTTCGCGCAGTTCAACGTGGCCTGGCTGAAGAAACCGCTGGACCATCCGGACATCGCCGACTTCAAGAACGGCATCGACCCTATCCATGAGCTGGCCGACAAGGCGCCTGGCTTTGTCTGGCGCCTGATCGCCGACGGCCATAGCAGCGCCACCACGCTGCGCCCTCTGGGTGAGGACGGCATCATCAACTTCACCGTCTGGGAAAGCCGCAAGGCGATGGCCAACTGGGTGTACCGCGACGAGCACGCTGGCGCGCTCAAGCGGCGGCGCGACTGGTTCCACCCACCGATGGAACCCGGCGTGGCGATGTGGTGGATTCCGGCCGGGCATACCCCGACGCTGGAAGAGGCGCTGGACCGGCTTCAGTACCTGCGCTCGCACGGCGCAACGCCGCTGGCCTTCGCCTTCAAGGACAGGTACACCCCCGAAGACGCCGATGCCTACCTGAAGGAGCCAGGCCGCCCGCCGTTGGGCGATCCGCGCATCGGCGCGGCGCAGGCCGAACGTTGCATTGACGCCTATGTCGCCGCCTGGAACGAGCCCGACGCCGAGCGGCGCATGCAGAAGCTGGCGCAGGTCATGACCGATGACGGCGTGTATTGCGACCCGGCCAAGCTCGCGCAGGGTCGCGCCGCCCTCGTGGACTACATCGCGCAGGTGCAAGCCAAGTACGCGGGTGGCCACATCGAGCGAACCAGCACGGTGGATGTGCATCACTACAGCGGCCGCTTCAACTGGCGCGCTGTCAAGGTCGATGGCACGCTGCTGCCCGAGAGCCTCGACGTCGTCGAGTTCGCGCGGGACGGGCGCATCCGCCGCGTCACCGGTTTCTTCGGCCCGCCAATCGCGCATTCGGCGCCCTGA
- a CDS encoding YcgJ family protein, with protein MNPARLCWHLALLLAVSTAHAGRQTTLRSPEPGVLCDRHLCANDQGISRPLTEKHLGPQAATKLFSPGDFDLTEFSFANGVFCDVKERLCRNHRYYGADGQRSGAVNKKYTRLLFGQ; from the coding sequence GTGAACCCAGCCCGCCTTTGCTGGCACCTGGCCCTGCTGCTGGCCGTCTCCACAGCCCATGCAGGCCGGCAAACCACGCTGCGCTCGCCGGAGCCGGGCGTACTCTGCGACCGCCATCTGTGCGCCAATGATCAGGGCATCTCCCGCCCGCTGACCGAAAAACACCTCGGCCCCCAAGCCGCGACCAAACTGTTCTCGCCGGGCGACTTCGACCTGACCGAGTTCAGCTTCGCCAACGGCGTTTTCTGCGACGTGAAAGAGCGGCTATGCCGCAACCATCGGTACTACGGCGCAGATGGCCAGCGCAGCGGGGCCGTGAACAAGAAATACACCCGGCTGCTGTTTGGCCAATGA
- a CDS encoding DUF3955 domain-containing protein produces MNHPTRYIPAALLLLGSACFAGFAAIGSAVAPDGQLQEPFALLPLGWLCTTVGALGLLPPLIRRLRRKP; encoded by the coding sequence ATGAACCACCCCACCAGATATATCCCTGCTGCGCTGCTCTTGCTCGGCAGCGCCTGCTTCGCAGGGTTTGCGGCCATCGGCAGCGCAGTGGCGCCCGACGGCCAGTTGCAAGAGCCTTTCGCGTTATTGCCGCTGGGCTGGCTGTGCACCACCGTGGGCGCGCTCGGCCTGCTGCCCCCACTCATCCGCCGGCTACGCCGCAAACCGTGA
- a CDS encoding XdhC family protein: MENLDLTVLRTLHGWRAAERRALLATVVRTWGSSPRPVGSIMALCEDGAVVGSVSGGCIEDDLIARHTRARANPAPLAPSAPLAPLAPLAPLAPTVPEHGIPNGPPAFVKYGISADEAHRFGLPCGGTLELLLEYNPDPARLAELLALLAAGRLVQRSVRLADGAVTLSPATAPADLALDERQLTNSFGPEYRMLLIGAGQLAEYLATMAMFNGFAVTVCDPREEYRQSWNLPGAALLSDMPDDVVLAFKPDRRSCVVALTHDPKLDDLALLEALETDAFYVGGIGSRRNHQARRKRMIEHFGQTPDRLARLRGPIGIYIGSKTPPEIAVSVMAEILALKNGVTLPHDVEVAQAKNERDLAHNDPGTALCGASPASSATGPQYAPRP; the protein is encoded by the coding sequence ATGGAAAACCTGGATCTGACCGTACTGCGCACCCTGCACGGCTGGCGCGCCGCAGAGCGGCGCGCACTGCTGGCCACCGTGGTGCGCACCTGGGGCTCATCGCCCCGGCCGGTAGGCTCGATCATGGCGCTGTGCGAAGACGGCGCCGTGGTCGGCTCGGTCTCGGGCGGCTGCATTGAAGACGACCTGATCGCCCGCCACACCCGCGCCCGGGCCAATCCGGCCCCATTGGCTCCCTCGGCCCCATTGGCCCCATTGGCCCCATTGGCCCCATTGGCCCCGACGGTGCCGGAACACGGCATCCCGAACGGGCCGCCGGCATTCGTCAAATACGGCATCAGCGCCGACGAAGCCCACCGCTTCGGCCTGCCCTGCGGCGGCACGCTGGAACTGCTGCTGGAATACAACCCCGACCCGGCCCGGCTGGCCGAACTGCTGGCCCTGCTGGCAGCCGGGCGCCTGGTGCAGCGCAGCGTGCGCCTGGCCGATGGCGCCGTCACCCTGTCACCGGCGACGGCGCCAGCCGACCTGGCGCTCGACGAGCGGCAACTGACCAACAGCTTCGGGCCGGAGTACCGGATGCTGCTCATCGGCGCCGGGCAACTGGCCGAATACCTGGCCACCATGGCCATGTTCAACGGCTTTGCCGTGACCGTGTGCGACCCGCGCGAGGAATACCGCCAAAGCTGGAACCTGCCCGGCGCCGCCCTGCTCAGCGACATGCCCGACGACGTGGTGCTGGCCTTCAAGCCCGACCGCCGAAGCTGCGTGGTAGCCCTCACGCACGACCCCAAGCTCGATGATCTGGCGCTGCTGGAAGCGCTCGAAACCGATGCGTTCTACGTCGGCGGCATAGGCTCGCGCCGCAACCACCAGGCGCGGCGCAAGCGCATGATCGAGCATTTCGGACAGACGCCCGACCGCCTTGCGCGACTTCGTGGCCCCATCGGCATCTACATCGGCAGCAAGACCCCGCCCGAAATCGCCGTCAGCGTGATGGCCGAAATCCTCGCGCTCAAAAACGGCGTCACCCTGCCGCATGATGTGGAAGTGGCCCAGGCCAAGAACGAGCGGGACTTGGCGCACAACGACCCGGGGACTGCGCTGTGCGGGGCCAGTCCTGCAAGCTCCGCCACAGGCCCACAATACGCCCCAAGACCGTAA
- a CDS encoding CoxG family protein: MQMQASRPLAVSQQQAWEALNDPEVLKLCIPGCGKIEPCGENQYAVAMALKIGPVSAKFTGKITLTDIVPPESYQLAFDGSGGVAGFGKGQAQISLQPDGEHDAQCLLHYTAHASVGGKIAQLGQRLIDGAAKTMAEDFFQRFDNEMQRRHPRAEQPQAQAAPIDAPAPDGSPATKPRVPAVVWAAVGIAALVLVTWWLSRS; encoded by the coding sequence ATGCAAATGCAAGCCAGCCGCCCCCTTGCCGTCAGCCAGCAGCAGGCCTGGGAGGCGCTCAACGACCCCGAAGTCCTCAAGCTGTGCATCCCCGGCTGCGGCAAGATAGAACCCTGCGGCGAGAACCAATACGCCGTGGCCATGGCGCTCAAGATCGGCCCCGTATCGGCCAAGTTCACCGGCAAAATCACGCTGACCGACATCGTGCCGCCCGAAAGCTACCAACTGGCCTTCGACGGCTCGGGCGGAGTGGCCGGCTTTGGCAAGGGCCAGGCGCAGATCTCGCTGCAGCCCGACGGCGAGCATGACGCGCAATGCCTGCTGCACTACACCGCGCACGCCTCGGTGGGCGGCAAGATCGCCCAACTCGGCCAGCGCCTGATCGACGGGGCCGCCAAGACCATGGCCGAAGACTTCTTCCAACGCTTTGACAACGAAATGCAGCGCCGCCACCCGCGCGCCGAGCAGCCGCAGGCCCAGGCCGCGCCGATCGACGCCCCGGCGCCGGACGGCAGCCCGGCCACCAAGCCCCGCGTGCCAGCCGTCGTATGGGCCGCCGTCGGCATCGCCGCGCTGGTGCTCGTCACCTGGTGGCTCAGCCGCAGTTGA
- a CDS encoding vWA domain-containing protein has translation MTAIPPARSIPASSQWGDARSGKLADNLSGFGRALRRAGVRVDAARMALAQQAVLLAGLQRQDFSAALEAVLVSGEQDRMVFRELFDAYFRNPDIAQKLLAQMLPSAESKAAPSRRRPRVSQALAPVRAARDAAAPRQDATLDFDAAMSASDLQRLRQADFNQLSASEYLLVERLARDIRLPLPHYAARRLRPGARGSRPHWPGAMQRAARTGGELLQLPLLQRRQQPLPLLVLVDISGSMERYARLLLAFLHAATAPRHTRWAGGAALRRDVFAFGTGLTDLTPAFRLADTDAMLQAASQAIADFAGGTRIGDSLAQLRQRHARRLVGRRTLVLLISDGLDTGAPEQLTQALGWLRRHCGRLLWLNPLLRFDGYAPTARGAAALHRQTHGMLAVHNLSRLQDLAASLASVLRQ, from the coding sequence ATGACCGCCATCCCCCCTGCCCGATCCATCCCCGCCAGCTCGCAATGGGGCGACGCCCGCAGCGGCAAACTGGCCGACAACCTCAGCGGCTTTGGCCGCGCACTGCGCCGCGCCGGCGTGCGGGTCGATGCTGCGCGCATGGCGCTGGCCCAGCAGGCCGTGCTGCTGGCGGGTCTGCAGCGGCAAGACTTCAGCGCCGCGCTGGAGGCCGTGCTGGTCAGTGGCGAGCAAGACCGCATGGTGTTCCGTGAACTCTTCGATGCCTATTTTCGCAACCCCGACATCGCGCAAAAGCTGCTCGCACAGATGCTGCCCAGCGCCGAATCCAAAGCCGCGCCCAGCCGGCGCCGCCCGCGTGTCAGTCAGGCGCTGGCCCCGGTGCGCGCGGCGCGCGATGCCGCTGCGCCGCGCCAGGATGCGACGCTGGACTTCGACGCCGCAATGAGCGCCAGCGACTTGCAACGGCTGCGGCAAGCCGATTTCAACCAGCTATCGGCCAGCGAATACCTGCTGGTCGAGCGCCTGGCCCGCGACATCCGGCTGCCGCTGCCGCATTACGCCGCCCGCAGGCTGCGGCCGGGCGCGCGTGGCAGCCGCCCGCATTGGCCCGGCGCCATGCAGCGCGCCGCGCGCACCGGGGGCGAGCTATTGCAACTGCCGCTGCTGCAACGGCGCCAGCAGCCGCTGCCGCTGCTGGTGCTGGTCGACATATCAGGCTCGATGGAGCGCTACGCCCGCCTGCTGCTGGCCTTTTTGCACGCCGCCACCGCGCCGCGCCACACCCGTTGGGCCGGCGGCGCGGCGCTGCGCCGCGACGTGTTTGCTTTTGGCACCGGCCTGACCGACCTGACACCGGCCTTTCGCCTGGCCGACACCGACGCCATGCTGCAAGCCGCCAGCCAAGCCATCGCCGACTTTGCCGGCGGCACCCGCATCGGTGACAGCCTGGCCCAGTTGCGCCAACGGCATGCCCGCCGTCTGGTCGGGCGGCGCACGCTGGTGCTGCTGATCAGCGATGGTCTGGACACCGGCGCGCCCGAGCAGTTGACACAGGCGCTGGGCTGGCTGCGCCGCCACTGCGGCCGGCTGTTGTGGCTCAACCCGCTGCTGCGCTTCGATGGCTACGCGCCCACGGCACGCGGCGCCGCCGCACTGCACCGCCAAACCCATGGCATGCTGGCCGTGCACAACCTGAGCCGCCTGCAAGACCTGGCCGCCAGTCTGGCCAGCGTGTTGCGGCAATAG
- a CDS encoding AAA family ATPase has product MAMNTPTLPPPSIDALVQALQRAGYFADRRLATAVFLALRLQRPLLLEGEPGVGKTALAQALAQVLARSLIRLQCYDGLEQREALYEWNYAAQLLHMRAAQGQGADIAQLEREVYQERYLIRRPLLQALQAPAPGAVLLIDEVDRADEPFEAFLLEYLGEYQVSIPEIGTVRATATPVTILTSNRTRDLHDAVKRRCLYHWLDYPERERELAIVRAQVPDASQALATQVAEFVARLRSQPFANAFQRAPGIAESVEWAQALVALDTIVVDPEVVADTAGILFKQREDVAALTRDLALELLKPLAL; this is encoded by the coding sequence ATGGCAATGAACACTCCGACCCTGCCGCCGCCTTCCATCGACGCCCTGGTGCAGGCCTTGCAGCGCGCGGGCTATTTTGCCGACCGGCGCCTGGCCACGGCGGTGTTTCTGGCGCTCCGGCTGCAACGCCCGTTGCTGCTCGAAGGCGAGCCCGGCGTCGGCAAGACGGCGCTGGCGCAGGCGCTGGCCCAGGTGCTCGCGCGCAGCCTGATACGCCTGCAATGCTACGACGGGCTGGAGCAGCGCGAGGCGCTGTACGAATGGAACTACGCGGCCCAACTGCTGCACATGCGCGCCGCGCAAGGGCAGGGCGCCGACATCGCGCAGCTCGAGCGCGAGGTCTACCAGGAGCGCTACCTGATCCGCCGCCCCCTGCTGCAAGCGCTGCAAGCCCCGGCGCCCGGCGCGGTGCTGCTGATCGACGAGGTCGACCGCGCCGACGAACCCTTTGAAGCCTTTTTGCTGGAGTACCTGGGCGAGTACCAGGTGAGCATTCCCGAAATCGGCACCGTGCGCGCCACGGCCACGCCGGTCACGATACTGACCAGCAACCGCACGCGCGACCTGCACGACGCCGTCAAGCGCCGTTGCCTGTACCACTGGCTCGACTACCCCGAGCGCGAGCGCGAACTGGCCATCGTCCGCGCCCAGGTGCCCGACGCCAGCCAGGCGCTGGCCACACAGGTCGCCGAGTTCGTCGCCCGCCTGCGCAGCCAGCCCTTTGCCAACGCCTTCCAGCGCGCCCCCGGCATCGCCGAGAGCGTGGAATGGGCGCAGGCCCTGGTCGCGCTCGACACCATCGTGGTCGACCCCGAGGTGGTGGCCGACACGGCGGGCATCCTGTTCAAACAGCGCGAAGATGTGGCGGCACTGACCCGGGATCTGGCGCTTGAACTGCTCAAGCCGCTGGCGCTCTGA
- a CDS encoding Ldh family oxidoreductase, translating to MAAPERFSAAELRQFSTQLLQKAGLPLAPADAVARTLVDGDLLGHDTHGLALLVPYVREVSKGAMTTSGEPDVVSDRPAALVWNGRRLPGPWLVHKGIDALIARARELGTAALVIHHSHHIACLAAYLLRATEEGFLMVLSSSDPAVQSVAPFGGTRAVFTPNPIAAGIPTSGTPLLVDISASITTNGMSNRLHKAGRQFEEEWMLDAQGNPSRDPAVLAADPPGSILPLGGLSAGHKGFGLAVLIEALTGGLSGFGRADPPTGWGATVFMSLYDPAAFGGQAAFRRQMDHIAEACRSNPPRPGVGQVRMPGDRGMARRAQQLEQGVALHPTIAPMLREAAGQYGLAFPAAWSA from the coding sequence ATGGCCGCACCCGAGCGTTTTTCCGCTGCCGAACTCAGGCAGTTTTCCACGCAATTGCTGCAAAAAGCCGGCTTGCCGCTGGCGCCTGCCGATGCGGTGGCGCGCACGCTGGTCGACGGCGACTTGCTGGGACACGATACCCATGGCCTGGCGCTGCTGGTTCCTTACGTCAGGGAAGTCAGCAAGGGCGCGATGACGACCTCCGGCGAACCGGACGTCGTCTCCGACCGCCCCGCCGCGCTGGTCTGGAATGGTCGCCGCTTGCCGGGACCATGGCTGGTGCACAAGGGCATCGATGCGTTGATTGCGCGTGCGCGCGAACTCGGCACGGCAGCGCTGGTGATTCACCACAGTCATCACATCGCCTGTCTCGCTGCGTATTTGCTGCGGGCCACCGAAGAGGGCTTCCTGATGGTGTTGTCGAGTTCCGATCCGGCGGTGCAAAGCGTGGCGCCGTTCGGCGGCACCCGTGCGGTATTCACACCGAATCCGATTGCCGCCGGCATCCCGACTTCCGGCACGCCCTTGCTGGTCGATATCTCGGCGTCGATCACCACCAACGGCATGAGCAATCGGCTGCACAAGGCGGGCCGGCAGTTCGAAGAAGAATGGATGCTCGATGCGCAAGGCAATCCCAGCCGTGATCCGGCCGTGCTGGCGGCCGATCCGCCGGGCAGCATTTTGCCGCTTGGCGGACTGTCGGCGGGGCACAAGGGCTTCGGCCTGGCGGTGCTGATCGAAGCGTTGACCGGCGGCTTGTCCGGTTTCGGCCGCGCCGATCCGCCGACAGGCTGGGGCGCCACCGTGTTCATGAGTCTGTACGATCCGGCGGCTTTTGGCGGCCAGGCGGCGTTCAGGCGCCAGATGGACCATATCGCCGAGGCTTGCCGCAGCAATCCGCCGCGTCCCGGCGTCGGGCAGGTGCGCATGCCCGGCGACCGCGGCATGGCGCGCCGCGCGCAGCAGTTGGAGCAGGGCGTGGCGTTGCATCCGACGATTGCGCCGATGCTGCGCGAAGCGGCCGGGCAGTACGGTCTGGCGTTTCCGGCAGCATGGAGCGCCTGA